One Bythopirellula goksoeyrii genomic window, ATGCGTATTGGTCGGGTATTGAGACGGGTTATGATTCTCAGCGGTAATCACCAAAATCCGCGTTCATCTGCATTCTGTTTCAGATAGACTTAAGCCTATGAAGTTTCCTCGCGGCACAACACTCCTGGTGATCATCTATCTCGCTATTGTGGGGTATGTGCTCGTGGCTTGGCTGCCTACGGTGGTTGGAGGCTATCGTACGATCGACGAATCCTATCCCATGCTAGGTTACGTCTATCTTGCCATTGTTTCCCTTGGCGGAGCGGTGCTGCTGGGTGCTTCGGTTTATGTGTTTCTCAAGCTCTGGCGAAACACACGCAAGAAGCACATTACTCGCGAGAGGCGGCAACAGAATCCCAGCGAACTCGACGCTTCCCAGCAGCAGGCCGAGTTGCGGGAGAATATCAGCACGAGCCAGAACTTTGCCCTTGATGAAGGGGTGTCGGCTGAATTGCGTGCTGAGATCGAACATGCCTTGGATGCGATCGAGAAAAAACATGCCCAGTCTCGCTTGGAGATCGTGGCCTTCGGTACGATATCGAGCGGCAAGTCGTCGCTGCTCAACTCGCTGGCTGGCCGGCAAGTGTTTGCCTCAGACATCATCGGAGGCACGACCTCGGTGCGGAGCGAAGTTCCCTGGCCAGGGAACGAACAAGTGATATTGGTTGATACTCCTGGTCTCGCCGAAGTTCGCGGTGAAGAGCGTGCCGCCGTTGCCGCGTTGGCAGCCAAGAATGCTGACCTTGTCCTGTTGGTCGTGGACGGACCACTGAAGTCGTATGAAGTCGATCTCGTAAAACAGCTTCATGATATGGAAAAGCGCATCGTTGTGTGTTTGAACAAGGAAGATTGGTATGACACCGACGACGAAGTACATCTCGCTTTGCAGATCTCTGAACAATTGCCGGGGATCGTGCCTGCGGATGTGGTGGCCGTGCGGGCGGCGACGGTTACCCGTGAGCGGGTTCGCGTCACTGTCGACGGCGAAGAAGTGATCGAAGAAATCGAGATGCCACCCAATGTGGCACCATTGGCAGAGCGGTTGCTGCAGATCGTGCAAAAGGATGGACGGCAATTACTGTTGGCAAATCTGCTTTTGCAATCGCGCGGCATTGTAGATGAATCAAAAGAACGCGTTCGAGCGGTGCTCGACAAGCGTGCCAACGAAATCATCAATCGATACATGTGGGCTGCCGGAGGCGCGGCGGGGATCAATCCGTTTCCGCTTTTGGATCTGGCGGGTGGAAGCGCGATTACGATCAAGATGGTGATCGAGCTCGCGCACGTCTACAAGCAGCCCATCGACACCGATGGCGTAGTGAAGATGCTTGAACAATTGGGCAAGAATCTTGTGGCGATGGTTGGGGCTACGGCCGCCTCCCCTGCGGTGGCGGCCGCA contains:
- a CDS encoding YcjF family protein; this translates as MKFPRGTTLLVIIYLAIVGYVLVAWLPTVVGGYRTIDESYPMLGYVYLAIVSLGGAVLLGASVYVFLKLWRNTRKKHITRERRQQNPSELDASQQQAELRENISTSQNFALDEGVSAELRAEIEHALDAIEKKHAQSRLEIVAFGTISSGKSSLLNSLAGRQVFASDIIGGTTSVRSEVPWPGNEQVILVDTPGLAEVRGEERAAVAALAAKNADLVLLVVDGPLKSYEVDLVKQLHDMEKRIVVCLNKEDWYDTDDEVHLALQISEQLPGIVPADVVAVRAATVTRERVRVTVDGEEVIEEIEMPPNVAPLAERLLQIVQKDGRQLLLANLLLQSRGIVDESKERVRAVLDKRANEIINRYMWAAGGAAGINPFPLLDLAGGSAITIKMVIELAHVYKQPIDTDGVVKMLEQLGKNLVAMVGATAASPAVAAAIGSALKTVPGIGTIAGGLVQGIVQALVTRWIGNVFVEYYRRDMKAPPGGIAELARDQWQLLTRPDNLRKIIQHGRSELSKSFYGKDDND